In one Pseudomonas hydrolytica genomic region, the following are encoded:
- the rplI gene encoding 50S ribosomal protein L9 has protein sequence MEVILLEKIANLGNLGDKVNVKAGYGRNFLLPQGKATAATAENVAAFEARRAELEKLAAEKKASAEARAAQLAELEVTITATAGDEGKLFGSIGTHDIADALTASGVEVAKAEVRLPNGTIRQVGEYDVALHLHTDVEATVKVIVVAA, from the coding sequence ATGGAAGTCATCCTGCTGGAAAAAATCGCCAATCTGGGCAACCTGGGCGACAAAGTGAACGTCAAGGCCGGTTACGGCCGTAACTTCCTGCTGCCGCAGGGCAAGGCCACCGCTGCTACCGCTGAAAACGTAGCTGCGTTCGAAGCCCGCCGCGCCGAGCTGGAAAAACTGGCTGCCGAGAAGAAAGCTTCCGCCGAAGCTCGCGCTGCCCAACTGGCTGAGCTGGAAGTCACCATCACCGCCACCGCTGGCGATGAAGGCAAGCTGTTCGGTTCGATCGGTACCCACGACATCGCTGACGCCCTGACCGCCTCCGGCGTTGAAGTGGCCAAGGCCGAAGTTCGTCTGCCCAACGGTACTATCCGTCAGGTCGGCGAGTACGACGTTGCACTGCACCTGCACACCGACGTCGAAGCCACCGTCAAGGTGATCGTGGTCGCTGCCTAA